AGGACAATTATCCTTCATATGCCCAAAAATTCCACATGAAAAACAAACCAGATGCAACGCCTCATATTCAATACGTCGAACTCTCCGGTTCAGCTTGAATTTCGACAAAAGAGGCTTCGTAACATCAACTTCAACACATAATCTCGCAAAATGCCCTCTTGTCACTCGGCTAGTGTTATTATCCACTCTGATAGGATCTCCTATCTTCCTCCCCAATCGCATAAGAAAATCctcattaaaatattcaattggTAGGCATGGAAATCGAACCCAAACTGCCAAGCATTCCAAGGAAACATTAAATGGATCAAAATCCGGGCACCATTGGCGAACTGACAAATAATGATCAGCTATAATCCATGGTCCACCCTCCAGTGCAAAATCAAAATCTTCCCTACTATTAAATCGAGCAAGGAAAAAATCGTTGTCCAGAGCAATTAAGTCAATAGGGGATTTAGGTTTTCAGAGTTCCTTCACCCTTCGCGATAAATAGGCATACCCTATTGATCTTCCAATCAGCTTGATAATCAAGGAGTTCTTCCATGGTTTACAATAACGAGATTTCTCAATTTTAGTAAGTTTAATATTAGGGCACTTTTCATCCTCCTCATCCTCTTCCCCATCAGAAAGCTCATACGACTCCTCATCATTCACTTCAACTGTGTCAGCAATCACAGTCTCGTTATTAGGACTCCCATTGACTAGCATATCCCTAAACGAAGGACCCATTGGAGACGGTTGTCCAACAGACTCAAACTTTTTACCGTCTTGTTCTTCTAAAGAGAAACCTCCTTCACCATCTTTACGCTTCCTACGGCCATTATGTTGCAAAAGATCATcctcttccataccctcattgcCGGAATCTGACATTCCGGTGGAATCACAATCGGCAAAAGTTCTAGAGCTATTGGCGGCTTCGGCAAGTTTTCAAAAACTTTTTCTTCCAATTGATAAgaatattatctttattatgtATTAACCTTTTCTCTattttctaatttcttcaagtttgagtttaaaattatttaactttatttataattcttttttaatttaaaaaattggagAAGGAATAAATTTTGCAACTGCCAACAGAAATTTAGgtaataaatcaaatcaaacaaaaTTGCAATTGCACAGTGACAATGGCAGCTTCTGCTCGAGTTCTACAGATGGCTAAGTTATTTATCATAATGATTCTATTGTACAAATTAATTAGTCAAAATCTCGCAGTATGCgtgaatatttataaaattatattgaattaataCCTCTAAATATTTTgacaagtaattaaaaaaaatcaaattagtgagaaaaaaaataacaaataaataaatttagaaagtTTCCCTCTTTCAACTAGCAGGTAAAAACTCCAACCACTTTAATTATAAAGAATGTCTTgaactttatttttgttttagcttatatatatatatgtatagttttaaaaatttcaaaattgtaAAAGTTTAATTAACATGATTATGTTAGAttgtgttttaaaaaaaattatcaattatcatattataaattaaatattaaattaaaataaaaaaattttaaataactcaaaaatttttaaaaaaattagaaaaataaaacgctgaatattaaattttatttttttagtataaatttatttttaaattattattaaaaaattaaataatattaaatatctaTTGAGAATagctatatttattttttttttgtgaattaGAGATTTGAGGATTGAGGAAATAGAACTTGAGATATATCCGGTTTATTCGAATGCACTTACAATGTTTACTTTTAAATAacaagttataatttttttttaattttttaatataaatttagatgaaatattaaaattgatgcagaataaattttaatttttaactaaaaatatatataatgatatttttattatattataaattaaatattaaattaaaattagttaattaaaataaaaaaaattttaaaataactcaaaaaattttaaaaaattagaaaaataaaacgctgaatattaaatattatttttttagtataaatttatttttaaattattactaaaaaattaaataatattaaatatttattgacaATAgcgatgttttttttttttttttgaaatggaaatttAGAGATTGAGAGAGTGAACTTGAAAACTcttaaatttacttaaatacACTTACCATCACATTAAGTCTGTGAGTGCTCGCGATGttcacttttaaattttaaggacAATTTAGacgaaatattaaaattgatgcagaataaattttattttttaactaaaaatatatataatgatatttttattatgcaATTGAAATTGCATTAAAAGTTCAATACAAAACAAAATAAACTAACATGAAATAAAATTAGCAACCAAAGCTTATTCAATCTAAATCCAAAATTGAAGCCAAAAAGGTTCAAGAACGAGCGGAGTAACATACCACCATAATTCAGTTCAAATCCATTCAGTttggttgtatttttttttcttttaatttttttagtctttattattagtattctaaaatttaatttaaatattttaacccTAATATTTGGCAAGTAACaactactaaataatataaataaaaaaaaacacatcttaaattagaaattaaaaaaaatcatataattgTAATTTTCAATCACTCAAAAACTTCTTGATAAAGGATTATTTATACTTCGTTGAGAGTTTTAACTAATAACGTttggttaaaataaaataagaaaaaagataggtaagaaaactaaaaatcttattgaaatttctcaaaaattgaaaaagtaaGTTTTTAATAGTTAAACGAGACTAttcataatagaaataaaaacctaataagcaaaattataaaaatactcaaaatattcaaaaaagtaattaaaatgcaaaattgatttctaaacgatgaaattttcatatcgaacttTATGATCAAGCATATGGCCATCGTTacacttttaaaagtcgtgcgtctcgaaatttccttttcaaaaaaCTATCGTGAGACCATCGGATGTCAATAACAAAAGTTAGGTTTGGTCCAAATATGACATATAGTCCAAAAGCTAGTTGTTCCATGTCACTTATAAACATATATCATTATAATACTAAAACATAATTATATGCCATTATTCATCAATCTATTATCATTGTACAAAAACATATATAGTTGGATTCATTATTCGGtttatttttgttaatatttttaaaaattaaattcaatcaaTATAATTGAAATGGTTTTGAGTTTTAAAGATTCAAATTCGAGTAAAActcaaacatttttaaaaaaatgaaatcgaatccaattgaaaaaaaaataaatatattttaatgaaaaataatttttatagaaGATATTCTCtagcaaattaatttattttttattgtttagttttaatgtaaaaattaaaatatattagtatatttataaatagagttgttaataaattttcaaaatgtcAAAAAGTAACTTTCTCCTTCATTCTCctcaaattgattttttttaatgaataaatgTTAATTTTCTTAAGTATTTCAAatcttaaaaaaattgaaaaaatattttttgtgaaataaataaaatttaaaagataatatattttaaaatgaaaaaaagaattaaattaaatataaagctACTTTTGTAATGGTattaaattaatctttttaGTTGGTCGTCAacaaactataattttttttttaattataattattcatgttaatataatttatataaactaaagttttttaaatgtttgttgcatttttttttactatagtAAGAAcccataatttaatttaacttacatttttaaatttattttcaaaaatgatATATTGCAATATTGCATATGGCTTATTTTTACTAAAAATGtgagaaaaatattaataatattaatagaaacttaaaataagataatattacatttaattttatataagttTTTATGACTAATATTTCGGATAATCCCATTTCTCTTCCAACCAACATAAGTGCcctcaaaaaatataataataataataagaaaaagagagagtaATTTTTCTTGCCATTTGAATATTCAATTATATTGTTTTGAcaaaaaattattctttaataattaaaaataaattacattggAGGTGGAAGCAACCATTTAGAACCCTGAATATAGCCAAGAGAGAGAAAGTGTTTTGCGTCTCTATCCGTTAGCTTCTTGGCAAATTTAACACGTTTTTTAAGATTTGATCCTGGTCCTGAATTTTGATATTCCGCAAAAAAAACCGTCCTGCATTTCAAATAATtcatcttaattaatttattatcatttatATCTCTCTTCGAGTTTGAGGTCAAAGATAATTTACCTTTCTCTTTCAGGTCGCTTATTATTTGACCATCCAAGAGGATTAATAACCGCGCCCATTTCAGTATAAGAGAAGACTACCTCAGGCATCGCCCTCCATGCTCGTCCCAAATATGTTCCAGATGCACTTCCTGTTATTTTGCATTGTACAAATGAGTAACCCCAATTTTCTGATTTGTTCTCCTTTGCTTGTGCTGTGATGAATGTCAGTCCCTTATTATTTACTACATTTATGTGTGATTCCTgcatttaaaataaagtataatagttaatttttgtttaatatattattttttaaaaaaacaatgttaatatatatattctcaCCAAATAAAGTGACCTTCCTCttccaaaaataaaatcaacagTGCCTTCAATGTAACAATTTTTGTAAAAATGGTGTCCTCTATCATCACATAATGTATCTTGAAATCCAAGCATATTGCAGTTATAAAAAGCTGCCTTATCACCACTAACTCTCAATGCAACTGCCTGAGCTCCCGGCTTTTTCGAATTAGGTCCTGGTGCAGTATTCTATATCAAAGAaagaaatgaaataataaatcaCAAGAACAAAAATTATTAAGCAAAATAAAGTGATAATTAAGGCATATGCGTGTATATGTATGCTTATATGTAAATaccttaaaaataatattaacggCCATGAAATAATTAGGCTCTATAGCTACGGAAGCACTGGCAAGAGTTCCATACTCATGAGCGGTGCCACCAAATGCCAAGGTGGGCATGGCTTTAGGATCTCCAAGGAAAGTAATAAAATGCTTAGTTCTTTCGATTTGGATCTTCTCAGTGTAGACTCCAGGaccaatttttataattacacGTTGTTTATTGTTTAACGGAACACTATTAATGGCATCAGTAACTGTCTTAAACTCTCCTTTTCCATCTTTTGAGACTATAATTATTCTGGATTTAGCCTCAGCAGCTTCAAGAGCAGGATCTAAGGTGCCTTTACGACTTCTCCAAGGTTTAACGTTTGTTTGAAACCAATTACTTACCTTAGAATCGTCGGCTGGTATTGGTGTTATATCATCAGAGCTAACGGTGGTTGCAACAACAAGAATGGCAATGAGGACACAGTAAGTTGCATCAATATATCGTCCTCTTACCATTCTGTAGTTACTTCCTCCCGTTGATTTATTTGTTCCGAGTTCTTTGATTGGTTGCTTGCTTTTTTCTTTACTAAACAATTCTAATTTATAGAAGTATAAAAtactttatataaaaaatacttaaaaagtgAGAATAGGAGAATTTAGCGCATTTATGTAGCTAAAAATAGACAAAGTGTTAAGATGTCATGATCTCTATGTCCTTTTCCGTTTTTGCTTCATGATCATAAGAAAAGTCCATTCAACCAAATATCTAGGATCTATTCtcttaaaatgaaaagaaaagataagatAAAAGTAATTAAGAGTCGATGATCAaccatttaattaattaattaattcattaatatataaccgatattttaaattttgttaaaaattatGTAGAAACATTTCATATCTTAGGTCAATTGAAACTTT
The Manihot esculenta cultivar AM560-2 chromosome 1, M.esculenta_v8, whole genome shotgun sequence genome window above contains:
- the LOC110609509 gene encoding pectinesterase PPME1, which encodes MVRGRYIDATYCVLIAILVVATTVSSDDITPIPADDSKVSNWFQTNVKPWRSRKGTLDPALEAAEAKSRIIIVSKDGKGEFKTVTDAINSVPLNNKQRVIIKIGPGVYTEKIQIERTKHFITFLGDPKAMPTLAFGGTAHEYGTLASASVAIEPNYFMAVNIIFKNTAPGPNSKKPGAQAVALRVSGDKAAFYNCNMLGFQDTLCDDRGHHFYKNCYIEGTVDFIFGRGRSLYLESHINVVNNKGLTFITAQAKENKSENWGYSFVQCKITGSASGTYLGRAWRAMPEVVFSYTEMGAVINPLGWSNNKRPERERTVFFAEYQNSGPGSNLKKRVKFAKKLTDRDAKHFLSLGYIQGSKWLLPPPM